The following nucleotide sequence is from Acyrthosiphon pisum isolate AL4f chromosome A2, pea_aphid_22Mar2018_4r6ur, whole genome shotgun sequence.
attattgaaaaagtcATTGAGAAAGAGGTACCTAAATACCGTACACAATCAAGTACCTTGTACCCACCTCGTTTCTGAATTTCGCACCAATTTTCTGTCTCTGTACCTACACAATTGAATTCTTATTTACTGtcttatacatttgtatattacatagtaCATACCTTATATCGCATGCTGCATGGTTGACATTATAGACAAGAGTCAAACTAGTCAAAATAATAACACCTCTTTTTataaagtcaatatttttttattccacaCAGTATTTTTGCATGTAAGTAGTGTAATCATCCAAAAAGAAAATCACGAATATTGATAGTGTAttgtgcaataatattatatagctaatagATAATGTTGTTGTTTCTTAGACATAATAGTGGCAATAATAGTGGTTTGTTAATGTGTGTCgactatttttgtatacattaagGTGGAGACGActaaagaaaaaattgtatctcTCGAGTTGAGTACTCCTGAGTCTGAAGTACCAGAAATACCAATTGAAGAGGCTGCTGAAGAAGAAGATATATCAATAGAGAAAAAACAGTCCAATCCGTCTGGAAAGAAAAGACGTCGAAAGCGTACTAAGTCTACAGATAAACAAACGTCgtagtaataatcataaaaaaaaaataaataataatttataaagcgGTAGCAGCTAAtctttaatgatatatttacttatatattgaATCATCATCCCTCattcctattatatattttatagtattactaGGCGTAACAAATTGTGatcactattaattattattattatataaatatatatatatattttttccattcttatattatattcgaataaCAAAAACCACCTACATTTCATTATGgaccaatttttttatatttactataatttaagcTGTTTAGTGATGAAATTCCAGTTTGTTTTTAACTGTTGGCGCGCCTTGTTGTTGTCTAGTATAAACCAATTGTTtgtaataaaacttttatttttttatataacatttatgaaTGAATAAATAAGACAGTATTTGTAACTTTTAAGGAAGAaacttaaaaaactattattatttattatattatataacagtatttttaattgaaagacctaataattttgtaattattatataatatctttatagaataaaataatttaacaataatatataatataccgaccGTATTCGTTGTTATTCAATTATCATAggatttatagtataataatatattccttatATACGTACTACGCACAACATTTGCAATATGTATGGGGCTTTTCTCGGTTAGCACTAGTCATTGGCTAGGCTGCTGCTGCTAaggatgaagtctagtcacaCCTATGGGCCTatcctacaattttttttaaatgtatgagaGGTAATGGCACCTTCATATAATTGTACACTACATGGcagcattatattttaatactagctgaacccatgcacttcgttggctataaaaaataacaactcttaaaaaaattatgattgttcaactttttttgggtgtaacttgctgctgtaagtgcaactcagccaccctggtaggtgatgttcaataatttgatttgatgcaagcttttacctgatctgcccgaataaccaataataaataaatactaatttctactgtaaactgtaaccaataacaactattaaaaaataaaaataaaatttccaatttccattgtGAACCTCAATATCCCTGGTTTgggcacctctttaaaatgagaatttcagaaatcctttcttattgcacggtgaAAATATGAGAAGAACCTCTATTCAAAATTTCGAGTTCGTATATTGCgaagtttttgagttacagcgatCAGTGACTAAGTAAtaagtggtatttggattttatatgtatagatattatttaaataataaaaaaatattcatttttcgtgagctgaaaaaaaattgttttgtataataccttTAGTGATGGATTTTACTTCTGTTAGATCTAAgtatctgttttatttttataaattatgaatgttTTATAGAATATTCAATAATGTCATATATTGGCATAGGCGGAAATGATGAGGCGGGGTGCTTAGCTAAACTAATAATTtcactactataatttaaaagcatgAGTTTACAATCAAATTGTCAttgaataaataggtacaataagaaATACTATAAACTAAGTACaaaagaaatttttaattttatactaaattttaaaacagaCAAAATTTACAAGAGAaacttttcataaatattaaggaacaattttttaacaataaatcacttataaagaataaaataaatttagaattaaaacttaCATTAAATTACGATTATAACTTCTTCGTCTCCGCCTggcctaaaaaataaaaattaactgtgtaaaatattaattatagaatataaacatcaaataaattaaattgattcgTCAAAACTTGCAATTATATTCAATGCTAGATGGCTTAATGACTTACAAATGGCAGAGTGTAAGAAATTGTCCTTATTTCCTTCAGTAACTTCCATCGGTAAATCCatattaatggtaataataCTAAGACCATTAgtactaaaactaaaaaaaaaaagtatatagaaTACTATgttatacatgttattattactgataattgattatatttgcataatttgtgttttgaataaataatgaatatactttTAGTATTCAAATTCTAAAGTAAATAGTGATAGATAGTAAGTTTGATTGAGGTAAactctattttttaatattcacacACAGTtcataaaaaatggaaatattacctccacaaaatattgaattttaataccCACCAATTAAGTCGGTACTAAGgacatttaacataatatttaaattaatatgaaaaacgtTAGgtggtttattttaataagtttatatttattcagcTAAAATATTCAGGGTTACCTGTCGGAAATTGATGTCCAAGAAGATTATGGacctaaaataagtatatacataccataattgttttgttttgtttttttttattagaatttggataatttattaggtattgaaaaataataataataaactttatctATAAAAGAGCCAATAGGTATTACCTGTATAAAATGAAGTACCAGAAACTTCTTTTTTCTTAACTATTGATACATCGGTAAAATTATCAGAAATCACATCTTTacctaaacaatttatttaacagtTATTTACCATGAAAAATGTGTCAATGTTGATATTACCATAGAACTGTTGTAAAGttgtattatagttttcaacAAGTGTCACAGATTCTTCAATTTGTTCTGTTACCAATAAGTACGTTTCTTCTATTTTAGTAAATTCTATATTAGTTTCAATTGATTTGTTATTCTCAGAACCCATAGACAGCTGATTTTCAACTGCTTTTGTAGTTGATATAGAAATTAATTGATATGTCTTACACATTTCTCCATATGTGTGATCATTGAAATCCACCATACAACACACAACTTTAGAATATGTAGAGATTCTTACtccattctaaaaaaaaaaggtccacttttattttaatttattagaaataaaattaccaattaAACAATAAGTCTTAGAAATTCTAAGTATCCAAACTTAAATTTGAGGTAATTAAAAtccctatacattttataaatatcggCATCTTTAAGAGAAAAACTATTCAATGGGATATTAGGGGTATACTCTGGATACTTTATGCATGCTTTTAGTAAGTTTATACAACCATCTGAGACGACAGTATTAGAAAATATTGGACATGGTAAACTAACATTTGTTggaataatttgaaatgttaataatttttctgttGATTTGGTGCATGCAACAATAATTTCTACATTTGTGAAatctaaaacaaacattttaatatattaaatatatatttccattttcattGAAAAGGTAGTTCTtaacataattctatttacatttatcatttgtattttgaaaattagcaATTAATTGTttcttaaatatatcatatccaAGTTTcatatttccaaaaaatgtCGATCCATTTAAACTGACAGATCCATTGCAGAAGTCTATTTGGTAGTTTGTTTTTGTTGAATCatcaattaactaaaaatacaacattcattcaattaaacataaacattgcagcacctatttattttctctttaAGGCCGATGAGCACCATACCAAATTTGCATTCAATAGAAGCAAATAAGAATGGTGAATTTATTGAACTATCATCAAACTTTAGCAGAACATTATCCGTGTTCgtacatttactttttttaaattaaaatttttaagcgTGATTGAGcatctataaaaatgtaataaaaaattgaaatatcgtaaaaaaatccaacgtacataaaaaatgtgtaactaatacatacaaaataattacccACAGATTATGTTCTTAATGttcagtttgataataggtcaacgCACTCTAATCCCTAAACTAGTGAAGGATGGTTTGgccaaataaaaatttgatttgtcaCATTTGGGTAAGTGTGAGAGATAAACAAATAGTGCAATGACATTCTCTTAATACATAAATTCGCTTAAAATAATTGACGATTCCTAAAACCAGAGTccagatttgtattttttttaatttcttttgtttCAGAGGATGCAATTAGATAGATTTTACCCCTAAATATCTTAggggtaaaaatttaataaaagtaaattttttgagattttagattacaaattaattttttatcagcattttttaattttattagttcatTAAAATCTGACCCCTTCTTATATAAATGAGATTTAAACTTACATTATTaacactcaaaatattttttaaatctttagttacattgtttataacattttgactAGATATTTTAACAGTTGCAGCACACTTATCCCTATCGAATTCAACCAATTTTCTGCTGCATACAAGACTAGTTTTCCATTCAAAATGTAATGTGCAATTGCTTTTAGAATCCTTAAATATTGGTTTTCCCTGTATAATTGtaagtaaaaatagtttatattagtcAATGATAATGTTAAATATGTCATTAATGAGTCAGGtattatgaatttgtttttatacttcATTTTCAGTAATATCGCATATAAATTTCATTGTAGTAGAATACTTTGTGTTTGGTAATTTTAATCTTGAATCAAAACAACTATCTCCATACGTAAAAGACATTTCAACAGTTTCCTcctcatttgttttaaatggtGTTAATTGATAAccaatattctaaaaaatataaacaatatgcaATACGGaagcaaataatttattgaacaactgttgttagctttaatattagaaaaaatgtatctattttaaaacttaaatataaggTAAGGTGACCTGTGTATGTATGTTGGTTTTCTACAAtgcctatttaatttttaactgtgtTATGAATActcttaaattgtaatattttacaggtgctcataaaaacttttaaaaatttaaaaatctaatatacacatatttttgttaaacacTCAAATTCGgctagaataattaattaaacatcaaTTTCAACTTTCGACATTAACGTTATTTCATTATTCTTGTCTTGTTGTCTTGCCATGAGGATGGTAAAAACAATGCTTGTCAAGACAGTTATACATTGATAGTATATATCCTAACCAGCGTCTAGGGTCTAACATGATAATTTGTCAGGCTTTCCAACACTACAATTAACAGTtacaattaaatcataataatcataataataatacaaaaaatagacTATCCTGAGTGTAATCACAGTGATCCTAAGTCAGACTAAGTATCCTcgctttaatttattataaagttaatgtttagtttaaaaaattatatataataataataataatgttccttaaagtttgataaaagGTTAATTCATTCTAATAAGgctaacaacataaaattagttttaaataaatgcaaatgTGCAAGGTATGTTGCAAGTTTGTAAAATGGAGCACGAGAGTACGAGACAACACATCAAAATAAGATACTGAGACgtcttaataaaattgaaacacaACTTAAAAGTCATTCCAACCAaaaccaaacaatttaaaaaacaatttacacaaccaaaactgttaaaatgtatgttgatTTTGGACTAGCttattcagaatttaaaataacataattacatataattcaatttgccatactaaaaagtaaaatatataatataaacatataacatataaatataaattttacaaatatatttaggtaatatttacttaacttggatttttttcttacttacataagttatattattgagTTCCATTATTCCTCCAATACCTTTTGCTCCGGGTAtacatatgttaatataatactttctttcattaatattaactatatgaGTTCCTTTAATCGGTGTTAAATCATACGAACCCGCATTGCATTCcaactataatacattaatagaacatttgttatacattttttattatcttgTAAATATGAATTagatacttattagttattactttaaaattataataatattgtaatttatatattttttaaattaattttttactcgttataaataaataaaaatacaaactttttCATCACACATCTCTGGATTGATACTGAGAACATtagttgtacaattattttttgtaactttaGGTATTTGTAACTTATATCCACAATAAAACATAAACCTTATTTGAACTGTTGTATTCGTATTTTCACCACAAACTGTATTAGTTTTATgatcaaaatacaatttgttctGCAGAGGATATATATTGTTCTGTTTATTGACAGACAAAATTATTGTTCGTCCATGTGaagatttatttaaacaaatttctgtaaaatataatcataattcataatcattCAAAAATATGCTATAAATTGCTAATCATGTTCCACGATTTACctgaattataattaacatcattattgtttttgggACAAATATATATGGTATAGTTTAATCCATAAATTTGTATGTCAATTGgctttaatgtaatataattgttgattatttctctttttttaatatgttgatGAATAGGACACACCAATGGTGTGAACCATTggaatataaatgtatgattttctTCGGCAGTTATTACTGGAccctacataaaaaaataattgaaatttatgtcagaataataatttataaataattcctaaattaaatgaataattattaaatgattaatttcattttttcaatatcatataaatatcatGCATGAatggatcatattatattttgcttagaatgtaatatacattcatattaacaatacttacattacttttatttgaaCATATAAATTCAATGACTGAAGAAACtttgtgattattataaaaGCCATTGAccatttctaatattattttatttcccttTTTTTGAAGGCTTTCCTTTACATCCCCAagatttttatatctaaaatagtatttacaaaacataatataaatacatttacagtatgttaattaatttgaaagtcAGTAACTCTAGTTCAAAGTGTAATTCAGATATCTATTGTAGTGCAGTTTTTTAACGTAATATTTGACTAATAGACTAactgtctaaaaaaaaaattataaatctctaattttttttattgaatttttaaaatttgaaaatatttattttgtagttatttatttataatatagataaaaaaaaaacaaattttgaaatctgtGGGGTTTTGATTGAAATGAAtgcaaattatacttttaaaagtatagtatgacattatataattgtatggttTCACACTGATAACTAATGCTAATCCACtaagtaataaaaaacacactactctttcaaattgtatgtaatatttcttaataggttttttttatattgttcaataCATCCACCATGAACTGCGAAGCACAAGTTAATTCTATAGGCCCAAGAGTTTGTGATGAAAaagctataattaaaaaatgagatATTTCGGTGACACATAAATTTTGTTACAAAGATCATGAGTCATAGAAAATAGACATGTGCATAACAGTTTATCATGgatatattgaacaatattaaaaaataatataaatattacatactatttCTTGGATCATATATGATCTAAGTACAATTTCAAAGAATTGTATTACTCACTGGATTAGCTTGGTTATCAAAGTGTGAAAACCAtagaattttacaaaattattctgtattttgaaaaaataatttgcattcaTTCAACCAAAATTCCCCtgataacaaaattgttttttcatctatatcataaataagtaatttaaaaaaaggtttttttagaaaatcaaaatcaatattttagtgtcttttttttttatgactatgGTAAATAGGAGgctttattattcatattatatcacattaCATAAAGAAATCTGTACTACAATACCTGCATTGTATTTAGAATTAGAACTACCaacttttcaattaattaacatttaacatactGAATAATTCTATTAGTTTATTaagtacatatacatacatattatagtattaaatcaCTCTTACcggttagaatataataaattattatggtcgACTAAACAGACTCCACTATTGAATTGACAGTTTACAccattaatatcattattaataacagaatgacaaacatttaaaataattgttttcttttggttagtaataatttcataattactgtttgatttagttaatttacttaaatcaaaaatatttcccAATTGATCATCAAcggtacaattaatttttaacggcTGTGTAcatgcatattttgtatatatggTGAACTGAAAAGTACATTCTTCAAagtcctaataaataataagtaaagtattattttataacaaaatacaatttctatTTGGCTCTATTTAATACaatcaatattaaactatataccacttttacatagtaaatattaaaaacagtttcTGTAGGTATATCACCTAGGTATACTTCTTATAAATTGTCAGCTTGATTGTAAaagtaaaacttttattttctgAAGACACTcccttttaaatttaaagtagttTTACATACATTCGAGTCTAGATAACTTGAATCTCAagagcaataaaataaaatttacttgtgtatttttatagttatagacCTCAAACACAACATAAGACACACTTCAAGgagcaagaaaaaaaatttgagttacctagatttaactatattatgtaaaaatgtaatctatttttaaattagtttttaattacaatggtgtttaattttttttgtatcctgtatacaaaatttctaccagaaggatttcatcaacaaataaaaataaaattaaaaataacgattttagttattttgttgtagtttataatattaattcaacttacaagctataataaaatatcctgacTAACATTGTCTCCGTTCAGAACTGTTTTTCGTATActatgatatgatatcattgaattcaaatttaatacaatctattatacactgacccacttgtaaccttttGTACAGTagagacatccacttacccgtttatttttttttttaactttaaattatttatgaaattttacataggaattattgtatctatactatcaacaatataaaacaaaaacaaaaacaattataataattacatgaaAGAAAAGAAGttaagcttataaaataaatgtttaggtGGGTCTGAAGTGAAAAATTAAGGATAGattttattatgacattattggagaaaaaaacattaatatagaaaaagaTGAGATCAAGAGaagaaaaaagttaatttaaatttattctatAGTATGAGAGACAATGATTAGGTAGGGTAGAGATTGAATCCACAGCTGTGA
It contains:
- the LOC100161559 gene encoding cation-independent mannose-6-phosphate receptor isoform X1 → MVLYNLCLIVAAFAAVIHSEDCIFNLKHNGKDIQFDLNRLEELKKVNFNKSNDIYLNIKLCKSNEHISTCDGIKSKVCLVKSKNTKADIGSKIREVKLDVKDQLVLSLEGNTICEKNQKYSTDLTFTCNKHMNENKMDFKLNVNRCKYVIELTSEVGCPVDDLDIRNVCKVAIPHINFKFNLNPLRRLTINYLVENQNRQFELNICGRLTDNNKCGGNITTICDITDIRNPKVYAVGRYANDQLLYDTDSKSLKLIQHEKATKKKKGRRIEFIFKCDENIAPEKTKPTFLNEENYQDKTISPNIAYFEVATSTVCIPRMISCEVITKYTARFNLKPLHKRVDNWKIINKNNRGIFYLNICGYLNEYDGQISTSCTVDGKTSACYVDGSGKGISIGSTQIGPYYDGNSIILNYRDGDKCSNSLKWSTVINLTCSGETKLIHETTNFTLCTHVFNWKTPKACEILFERKDQCMVTHPWYSQTVYNISNLKDQTFEKNIEDNASFRFSICGPLQKPCNGILDSAACWSAGGTEMNIGLFTEQIVFDNGSIYMSMHGEKCVNNGQGPNSYTIIRFVCDYSDSKWIEYKKDFEECTFQFTIYTKYACTQPLKINCTVDDQLGNIFDLSKLTKSNSNYEIITNQKKTIILNVCHSVINNDINGVNCQFNSGVCLVDHNNLLYSNRYKNLGDVKESLQKKGNKIILEMVNGFYNNHKVSSVIEFICSNKSNGPVITAEENHTFIFQWFTPLVCPIHQHIKKREIINNYITLKPIDIQIYGLNYTIYICPKNNNDVNYNSEICLNKSSHGRTIILSVNKQNNIYPLQNKLYFDHKTNTVCGENTNTTVQIRFMFYCGYKLQIPKVTKNNCTTNVLSINPEMCDEKLECNAGSYDLTPIKGTHIVNINERKYYINICIPGAKGIGGIMELNNITYNIGYQLTPFKTNEEETVEMSFTYGDSCFDSRLKLPNTKYSTTMKFICDITENEGKPIFKDSKSNCTLHFEWKTSLVCSRKLVEFDRDKCAATVKISSQNVINNVTKDLKNILSVNNLIDDSTKTNYQIDFCNGSVSLNGSTFFGNMKLGYDIFKKQLIANFQNTNDKYFTNVEIIVACTKSTEKLLTFQIIPTNNGVRISTYSKVVCCMVDFNDHTYGEMCKTYQLISISTTKAVENQLSMGSENNKSIETNIEFTKIEETYLLVTEQIEESVTLVENYNTTLQQFYGKDVISDNFTDVSIVKKKEVSGTSFYTVLVLMVLVLLPLIWIYRWKLLKEIRTISYTLPFARRRRRSYNRNLM